In one Conger conger chromosome 5, fConCon1.1, whole genome shotgun sequence genomic region, the following are encoded:
- the LOC133129797 gene encoding uncharacterized protein LOC133129797: MEIMDQWFQPNDDSYHKAIYESLINIALEPGEHQRTPIPVFCAAKPIPYIGFGGQYFTYRFGNTCVLDSLLAGLHIAASMHPKIWDLFMKDKTVYAVITLVSRCKYEEAKALWLINLDLRLGHKKYFTRSNYIDIRGYVKDHLPNLLDLTSAKFHYDDERRSPNPEDVVYKNIVSKFEDFGDVRVLGSRGNPELIIVDVDGRMDEFPPPMITDDYERDFRLQFLLLGIITENSNHMVLCTSLDVGWWLYDAMEPSLFSNVNLEDIQTQGYVVNLAAYVKVSANNEKQD; the protein is encoded by the exons CTCTGGAGCCCGGAGAACATCAAAG GACTCCAATCCCGGTGTTTTGTGCCGCCAAACCCATTCCTTACATAGGGTTTGGTGGCCAGTACTTCACATACAGATTTGGTAACACCTGTGTTCTTGACTCGCTGCTTGCAGGTCTACACATTGCTGCTAGTATGCACCCCAAAATTTGGGATCTTTTTATGAAAGACAAAACTGTCTATGCAGTTATAACCCTAGTGAGTAGGTGTAAGTATGAAGAGGCGAAAGCCCTATGGCTCATTAACTTAGATCTTCGGCTGGGCcacaaaaaatacttcacaAGGAGCAACTACATTGACATCAGGGGCTACGTTAAAGACCACCTTCCAAACCTTTTGGATCTGACCAGCGCCAAGTTTCACTACGACGACGAGAGGAGGAGTCCCAATCCTGAAGATGTTGTTTACAAAAACATAGTGAG CAAGTTTGAGGATTTTGGTGACGTGAGAGTGCTGGGATCCAGAGGAAATCCAGAACTCATTATTGTGGACGTTGATGGCCGAATGGATGAATTCCCACCTCCCATGATCACTGATGACTATGAAAG GGACTTCAGGCTGCAGTTTCTTCTCCTAGGCATAATAACTGAAAACTCCAACCACATGGTGTTGTGCACTAGCCTGGATGTCGGATGGTGGCTCTACGATGCCATGGAGCCTTCACTGTTCAGCAATGTCAACTTGGAAGATATACAGACCCAGGGTTATGTGGTTAACCTGGCAGCCTATGTCAAAGTGTCAGCAAATAATGAGAAGCAAGACTGA
- the LOC133128234 gene encoding mitochondrial uncoupling protein 4-like, producing the protein MSQWPRSTKFALSACAAAVAEIVTFPLDLTKTRLQIQGEVALGKHANGGNGQMVYRGMLRTAIGIVREEGPLKLWQGVTPAIYRHIVYSGVRMVAYEQLRDLVLGRRADASFPFWKAVVGGMVAGAVGQFMASPTDLVKVQMQMEGRRRLEGKPPRVHGVYHAFLKIVSEGGIRGLWAGWVPNVQRAALVNLGDLTTYDTVKHFLLRNTSLQDNSLCHALARWVLEILIYSCFLFGMNSSDEK; encoded by the exons atgagtcag TGGCCGCGGTCGACGAAGTTCGCCTTGTCTGCTTGTGCAGCTGCTGTTGCTGAAATAG TTACATTCCCGCTGGACTTGACGAAAACCAGGCTTCAgatccaaggtgaggttgctctTGGTAAACATGCGAACGGAGGCAACGGTCAGATGGTGTACCGGGGGATGCTGCGCACTGCCATCGGGATTGTGCGTGAAGAGGGCCCACTGAAGCTATGGCAGGGTGTCACACCGGCCATCTACAGACATATAG TGTATTCGGGGGTGCGGATGGTCGCCTACGAACAGCTTCGGGATTTGGTGCTGGGCAGAAGAGCGGACGCCAGCTTTCCGTTTTG gAAAGCTGTGGTGGGGGGTATGGTTGCGGGGGCTGTGGGCCAGTTCATGGCCAGCCCCACGGACCTGGTGAAGGTGCAGATGCAGATGGAGGGCAGGCGCAGACTGGAGGGGAAGCCCCCTCG GGTGCATGGCGTCTACCACGCTTTCCTGAAAATCGTCTCTGAGGGAGGGATCCGAGGCCTGTGGGCAGGGTGGGTCCCCAATGTGCAAAGGGCTGCCCTGGTCAATTTAGGAG ATCTTACGACATACGACACAGTGAAGCACTTCTTACTGAGAAATACCTCTCTCCAAGACAACAGTCTCTGTCATGCTTTGGCAAGGTGGGTTCTTGaaatattgatttattcttgCTTCTTGTTTGGTATGAATTCATCTGATGAGAAGTAA
- the LOC133128805 gene encoding uncharacterized protein LOC133128805 isoform X2 — protein MGCFQSLQEIPEDRQKKIYALLIAIADKSRKNQRTLGLRSPIQEFRDTQIPFTYIGFGGQYLTHSFGNTCVLDSLLAGLNIAASVHPNIRELFMEDNTIDAVMTLLDSGKYAEAKALWLINLDFRLGRKKYFTERDYIDIRGYVKDHLPNLLDLTSAKFHYDDERRSPNPEDVVYMKTVSKFEDFGDVRVLGSRGNPELILVDVDSRMDKFPPVMITDDYERDFRLQFLLLGIITANSNHMVLCTSLDVGWWLYDAMEPSLFRNVNLEDIQTQGYVVNLAAYVKVPANNEKQD, from the exons ATGGGATGTTTTCAAAG CTTGCAGGAAATTCCAGAAGATCGCCAGAAAAAGATCTACGCACTGCTCATCGCAATAG ctgaCAAGTCAAGAAAAAATCAAAG GACTCTGGGCTTGCGCAGTCCAATCCAGGAGTTTCGTGACACTCAAATTCCCTTTACTTACATAGGGTTTGGTGGCCAgtacctcacacactcatttgGTAACACCTGTGTTCTTGACTCGCTGCTCGCAGGTTTAAACATTGCTGCTAGTGTGCACCCCAACATTAGGGAGCTTTTTATGGAAGACAACACTATCGATGCAGTCATGACCCTCCTGGATAGTGGGAAGTATGCAGAGGCAAAAGCCCTATGGCTCATTAACTTAGATTTTCGGCTGGGCCGCAAAAAATACTTCACAGAGAGAGACTACATTGACATCAGGGGCTACGTCAAAGACCACCTTCCAAACCTTTTGGATCTGACCAGCGCCAAGTTTCACTACGACGACGAGAGGAGGAGTCCCAATCCTGAAGATGTTGTTTACATGAAGACAGTGAG CAAGTTTGAGGATTTTGGTGACGTGAGAGTGCTGGGATCCAGAGGAAATCCAGAACTCATTCTTGTGGACGTTGACAGCCGAATGGATAAATTCCCGCCTGTCATGATCACTGATGACTATGAAAG GGACTTCAGGCTGCAGTTTCTTCTCCTGGGCATAATAACTGCAAACTCCAACCACATGGTGCTGTGCACTAGCCTGGATGTTGGATGGTGGCTCTACGATGCCATGGAGCCTTCACTGTTCAGGAACGTCAACTTGGAAGATATACAGACCCAGGGTTACGTGGTTAACCTGGCAGCCTATGTCAAAGTGCCAGCAAATAATGAGAAGCAAGACTGA
- the LOC133128805 gene encoding uncharacterized protein LOC133128805 isoform X1 — MPVAVIPRRPSLQEIPEDRQKKIYALLIAIADKSRKNQRTLGLRSPIQEFRDTQIPFTYIGFGGQYLTHSFGNTCVLDSLLAGLNIAASVHPNIRELFMEDNTIDAVMTLLDSGKYAEAKALWLINLDFRLGRKKYFTERDYIDIRGYVKDHLPNLLDLTSAKFHYDDERRSPNPEDVVYMKTVSKFEDFGDVRVLGSRGNPELILVDVDSRMDKFPPVMITDDYERDFRLQFLLLGIITANSNHMVLCTSLDVGWWLYDAMEPSLFRNVNLEDIQTQGYVVNLAAYVKVPANNEKQD, encoded by the exons atgcccgttgctgtgattccgaggcgcccaag CTTGCAGGAAATTCCAGAAGATCGCCAGAAAAAGATCTACGCACTGCTCATCGCAATAG ctgaCAAGTCAAGAAAAAATCAAAG GACTCTGGGCTTGCGCAGTCCAATCCAGGAGTTTCGTGACACTCAAATTCCCTTTACTTACATAGGGTTTGGTGGCCAgtacctcacacactcatttgGTAACACCTGTGTTCTTGACTCGCTGCTCGCAGGTTTAAACATTGCTGCTAGTGTGCACCCCAACATTAGGGAGCTTTTTATGGAAGACAACACTATCGATGCAGTCATGACCCTCCTGGATAGTGGGAAGTATGCAGAGGCAAAAGCCCTATGGCTCATTAACTTAGATTTTCGGCTGGGCCGCAAAAAATACTTCACAGAGAGAGACTACATTGACATCAGGGGCTACGTCAAAGACCACCTTCCAAACCTTTTGGATCTGACCAGCGCCAAGTTTCACTACGACGACGAGAGGAGGAGTCCCAATCCTGAAGATGTTGTTTACATGAAGACAGTGAG CAAGTTTGAGGATTTTGGTGACGTGAGAGTGCTGGGATCCAGAGGAAATCCAGAACTCATTCTTGTGGACGTTGACAGCCGAATGGATAAATTCCCGCCTGTCATGATCACTGATGACTATGAAAG GGACTTCAGGCTGCAGTTTCTTCTCCTGGGCATAATAACTGCAAACTCCAACCACATGGTGCTGTGCACTAGCCTGGATGTTGGATGGTGGCTCTACGATGCCATGGAGCCTTCACTGTTCAGGAACGTCAACTTGGAAGATATACAGACCCAGGGTTACGTGGTTAACCTGGCAGCCTATGTCAAAGTGCCAGCAAATAATGAGAAGCAAGACTGA